The sequence below is a genomic window from Uranotaenia lowii strain MFRU-FL chromosome 2, ASM2978415v1, whole genome shotgun sequence.
agtaagtaagtaagtaagtaagtaagtaagtaagtaagtaagtaagtaagtaagtaagtaagtaagtaagtaagtaagtaagtaagtaagtaagtaagtaagtaagtaagtaagtaagtaagtaagtaagtaagtaagtaagtaagtaagtaagtaagtaagtaagtaagtaagtaagtaagtaagtaagtaagtaagtaagtaagtaagtaagtaagtaagtaagtaagtaagtaagtaagtaagtaagtaagtaagtaagtaagtaagtaagtaagtaagtaagtaagtaagtaagtaagtaagtaagtaagtaagtaagtaagtaagtaagtaagtaagtaagtaagtaagtaagtaagtaagtaagtaagtaagtaagtaagtaagtaagtaagtaagtaagtaagtaagtaaataagtaagtaagtaagtaagtaagtaagtaagtaagtaagtaagtaagtaagtaagtaagtaagtaagtaagtaagtaagtaagtaagtaagtaagtaagtaagtaagtaagtaagtaagtaagtttctTCTACACGGCTCACACAAATTGCCTCTTTTTTagcgaaaatattccaagtcGTATACGTGAACGATTGATTTCATGCCAcctaaaaaaaccttagtgtaaccgtatgagaaaaaaatcaagaatcgagTTTGACCACTTAAAGTCTTCACGAGTGCATATGAGCGTCGCGATGCCTCTTAATTAAGGTTTTTTGACGCAGTAGGAGAAGCATGATCTCAGGTCTCCTACGTTACTATTTTCTAGCTCCCTATTGCTATACTATACTAGATGTGAAGAAATGCATAACAACTACGTAATCATCGTCGAAAATAATCATGCACGACCTGATGTAGGTTACCCTATAATAAAAATACTTTGGGTAAGGGGCTTTCCCTTAACGAACGCGCATCGGTAAGGGAAAATCCGAAGATCCCATCCCATGTATGCACGCCAAAGATGCCAGGATTAATGATTATTCAGGTtctcctgattttcgagagacagtcctactttttttgaatttgtcctgatttgttcttatttttaaaatagtctTTTAGAGACGAACCACCCAAAGGCTGAAAGTAtctctaataaagacaaaaaaaggaCACACTGAATTATCATGACTTtccaaaaaataacttaattaGGTATTGTAGTATCTTCAAAAGGGCCACTATCTTCTAGTGTGAGTTCTTACTGACACTTCCACTCTAGCTGATGGTTCCAAGAagaatgtttattatttttcactcAATAAGACATATTCCAATGGTAACTTCGTTTACGATACTACatttactttctttttttttatgattcttttttaaacttcaagttTGTTTTATTGTAAACAGATACCTACTATTCATAACTGAACTCACAACTTCATGCACGAAACTATATATTCAAACAGCTATTCTTCACCTTCTAGGTTTACAAAACAaggcttaatttaaaaaaaaaacatccttgTTCATCTTTAAGTATATCATCAAATATTGGGGAACGTATTAGCAATATACGAAATATCTTATATAtccctataactttttttttcttagcagtATTTTCATCCATGTCATTAGTCATTACTGCTCGTATTTCAATTGACTAACAACAATAATATAGCATCATACTTTTCTCATGACAAACTAGTTAAATATACTTTACTTACATTAATTAAACCGATCAAACATTCACAACACTGGCATCACCGCAGTATCTCTCGAATTGCATAGTGCATTTCTCCGTAGCCATTCACAAtgttagaacttttttttactgtagTAAATTTGTCGATCTATTTTACAACAATCAGCCAAACAAAGTAGGTGATCAAAATTCTGTACAATTTCTCAAGTCTTTCTGCATCCTGTCAACTCCAAAATCtccacagagaaaaaaaaaactatcagatCAAACAACATCTCATCTTACAATTGCATTTCTGCAGAATGAAATCAGTCTCCGAACTGCACATTTACCATCTATGAAACAAACAACCTGCCTTTTGGCAGAATGGAATCAGCCTTCAACTGCACATTTAAGTGCCTGATCCATTTCAACTACTACCTGCATTTTGCAGAACGAAACCAGACTTCCAATTCGCATTCAAGCGACTGGTTCGTTTCTAATCGCCTGCCTTTTGGCAGAATGGAATCAGCCTTCAACTGCACATTTAAGTGCCTGATCCATTTCTAACTACACCTGCAGAATGCAGAACGAAACCAGACTTTCGATTCGCATTCAAGCGACTGGTTCGTTTCCAAATTTAGTCTCTTACCACAATAACAGAACCTAAGTATTCTGATCACTACTCACCTAAGATTTAAGcggctttatttattttttatcctcGTCGCCAATGTAGTATCTTCAAAAGGGCCACTATCTTCTAGTGTGAGTTCTTACTGACACTTCCACTCTAGCTGATGGTTCCAAGAagaatgtttattatttttcactcAATAAGACATATTCCAATGGTAACTTCGTTTACGATACTACAGGTATAATTGgattaatttgttaaatttaaacattgaacaattcttaaataaaatagttttaccCAATCAACCGATGGTAATCTCTGGCTCAAATAGTATGTTAATAGTGTTTTTCCATTTAAACTGCAGGTCTGCCGAGATTATGCTTGTTTCcagttgcataaattaaggcatTAACAGTACCAACATTTctcctttatttatgcaatttaacTAAAATAAGTGGAGTTCTGAAAAATACGGATTTTTTTCCTCtgggtgtcctgatttttgacaaaaccacctcGCATCCCTGATGCATTCTTCGGATCTCGTACTCTTGCACGCTGTCCAAGAGGCATTTCTTTCGCTTTCGGAGCTTTCGGATGAATAACAAGGCACTCACTCAAGGGAAATGCTCAATTTCCGACGATTAGACAGTATGAAATGTGGTTTCGCATTTGTATTTCGAATTTATTTCGCAGCGAAACGTAAAATTCATTTCTAAAATCACTGGGATAGAGTGGAATGATAACGCGTAAATATTGCTGAGTTGTTTTCACCGCGATAAACCTGAAAATTCAATATTGCTCTTGTTCCGGATCGTCCCAACAAAATTCGATATCTTCGAAGTGGACTGTATTAACAGTTGGGCGACCGGGGGAACAATTCACAGCACAACTTCACCACTGTTCTTGATTAGGGTGCAATTAAGGCTACCCAAGTAATTGCACCAAACTAAACCTCTTTTGTAGCACTAGAGGTGCGTGATATTGATCACGATGAATATTTTCTTCCGCTGACGAATAAAATACTACCGACTTTGGGAAACTTTAACCTTTATTCCCGACTTGACTTGCGAACCGACGGGTTAATTAATTAGAAGCGATGTTGCTTGGTTGGAGGTTGGTGCGAACTGATTTATTTTTGCTATGTTGATAAACAGATCGTGCCACGAACACGATCACACGATCGGTCGTGGAGAGTGAGTTCTCAGGAGAGAACTCACTTTTATGTTCAGTCGCTAGGGTGGCTCTTGCTTTATAGCAGCTATATAATGACGTTCCAAAACACGCCGGCCCCCTTGAAACCATACGGGTTTCGaaacaaacattacaaacatGATCTTAAATCTATACATTCGCTGGATAACTTATCAACTAACAGAATACAATACTAACAAACAATTTTCACAACTCATTACAAttcacaaacaaaattttgttgacaAGCAGTTTGGCCGTGTATGCGCAACTTAATACTGGAATCTAAATACTCTGGTCGCATTCGCTCTTCTCTCCATGTGTGTAAAGTGGCTACGAAGAACTGGTGGACGGATGACACAAACACATTCGCTCGTTGTTTTGGTTGGCTAGTTTCAATTATGTAGTTCCAGAAGTTTTGCAAGAGAAACATAAAAAGTAGCGAGGATTTTGGCCGTAAAATCACACAATTTCGAAGGTAAGTCTCACATATCCAAGCATACGGGCTGCAGCTGATAGATAGCACCATTCTTCTTGCTCAGGTATTGCTGCTGTTGGGGTAGCTGAGTGCCCTCCGTTGGGTGGAGGAATTTGTTTCTCTCGCTGATGTTGGACCCTTTGCTGGCTGGTGAACAGCAACGAAGTTTGATAGGACGTGTCGATTTCGTGATGAacgtaaattttcaaacttccgaaagtttaaaaaaattcctcaaaatcccttttttttttgtaggtgaTGGTGACACTGGATAATTGGTGGATGAGATGCACGGCCGGAACCGGAACGCGATGGCCTGGTAAGCTTCTGAAGCAGATGACGAAGTTGGTGATGGATGCATTTGGTCAATTGTATAGCCTGTCGATATCCGACCAGAGGCTGATTGCTGATTCTTCCAAATTGGTCCATGTATCCACCTGTCGACGTTCGACCGGAGGTTGATACAAGACGTGTGCTGAACTGAAGATTCACATGTCAACCTGTCGACATTCGACCGGAGGTTGATAAGGGGCTTGTGATTGATGAAGAAACCGTAGACCAATGCTCGTTGCGATGACCAACCTCATTCGATACTCAACCCGTCGACCTTCGACCAGGGGTTAGCACCTGAAGCTGGATTGATCAGCAAATAGATGATTAACTGATGAATTGTAATTAAGCGTTTCCGGAATCGATGATTAGATGATGACTGCCTTTCTATGAATTCTAAAGCCTCGATGCCTTCTGCACTGATGTTATGCCTTGACCGGAGAACCGATGAATATTCTTTTGTAACTAGGTGAACTTGTAGACCAATTTCCAACCTTGTGATGCAGTGATGCGTCCGAAATGCGAGCTTGCCCGGACGGACTTGTAGTGCTGGGCCGGACCAGAAGTTCTCGGTAGTGGGTTGATGTTCAAGCGGTTGGAgtcatgaaaaagaaaattgttcGGAAGGCTTTAgcggttttttttggaaattgcaACATACATCCTTgtaccaattttaaaatttcacctAACATATTCTGACATAAACTGACACATTTCCGATATATGCGGATTCTGACGATAGTTCTTTCTGACATAATATTCTCTGACAAATCGTTTTCTGACAAACATTCTGACATAAACTGACATTTTTCGCCCAAATGCGAATTCTGACGATGAGCTTTCTGACATAATATTCTCTGACAAATTACTGACTCGTGTTGTCGACATTATTGTTGTCGCGGATGGGAAGTAGGCAAATTTTACTAATGCTTCGGTCATACGTGCCATTTTGAGTTCGAACTGAAACTACTCTTACTTTACCATCTTGCCCTCTGACTACGTTTTCAATACGACCCAATGGCCATCTCTGAGGTGGACAATTCTCTTCTTTGAGTAAGACCATCATTCCGATGTCTAGGTTCTGCTGTTCCTTTGACCACTTTGTACGATTTTGAAGATCTGACAAGTATTGCGTGTTccattttttccagaattgtTGTGTTAGCTGTTGAGCTCTTTGCCACATGGTTAGTCGATTTGTGTTGACATTAGTAAGATCACGATCCGGAAGTGCTGTCATCGGACGTTGTACCAGAAAGTGCCCTGGTGTAAGTGCTCTGAAGTCTGACGGATCGCTACTCAACTGGGTTAAAGGTCTCGAAACTTGAGCCTCCCACAGGCCTCCAAAGTTGGGCGTACGTGGCGGAATAAACTTGAATTCGATTCCTTGATCTGACGCATCTCTGACTATTGACTCTTGGAATTGTTTGGAGTGGAACATTTTGGCCAATTCTTTGAGCTCTCGACTAGCTCCAACGAACGTTGTGGCATTGTCACACATGACAAGCTCTGGTTTCGACCTTCTGCCAACAAATCTTCGAAAAGCGCCTATGAAAGCTTGCGATGTGAGGTCCATGACAAGTTCTAGATGAACTGCCTTGGTGACTAGGCAGACAAATACGGCAACGTAGCATTTTACAGGGCTTGCTCGGCGATTCGGGTAACTGACACAAAACGGACCACAATAATCGACTCCAACTCGACTGAATGGAAAAGCTTCTGTAACTCTGACTGCCGGAAGGTCACCCATGATTTGTTTCACGACCTTAGGTTTGGCTTTAAAACATGGAACGCAGGAGTGGATAACGGAACGAGCTAAACTTGCCATGTTTGTAGGCCAAAATTGCTCTCTGACGCTTGAAATCAAAAGCTGTTGTCCAGCGTGAAACTGTCTCAGGTGGAAATCTCTGACGATGGAGACTGTTAGAGGGTGGCGATGGTCAAGAATCCATGGATGCTTGCGAGAGGCTGAAATATGCGCATGCCTTAATCGTCCTCTTGCTCATATTGCTCCTTCGTGTAAATAGGGACCCAAGCCTGCAATCCGCGACGATGGTTTGACCTCTCCATGTTTTTTTAGATCACTTAACTCAGCTGCAAAGCTTTCAGCCTGAGATAAGCGGACCAGTGTAAGTGATGCTTCTGATAATTCGGCCTGACTGAGGTTTCCGACTATATGGTTATTCCTGTTCACCTTCTGAGCGTTGTGCCGAAATCGTTTGAACAGGGCAACAATTCTGGTGAGACTGATGAAGGAATCATGTAGTtcgaaaatttcgtttgttggagCTTCGTGAGTCACAAGAGCAGTACTAGGTTTCTCTTCTAACAAGGATGCATCGATTTCTGTGGAGCTTTCGTCGTTTTCTGTGGGCCATAACTGCTGCTCTTGTGATAACCAGGTGGGACCGTCAAACCATAAACTCTGTTTAATCAACTGCTCAGGAGATGCACCGCGTGAAATCAGGTCTGCGGGATTTTCGATTCCGGCTACATGATTCCATTTTCCGTTCTTAGTGATGTGCTGAATTTCTGACACTCGGTTTGCGACGAACATCTGCCATCGTGATGGTGGAGAAGCAAGCCAGTGCCTGACAATCATTGAATCTGTCCAAAAATAGGTCTCGACGATGTTTGGGTGGACTTGAGTGAACCTTTCGTATAAATGACTGAGGACCAATGCAGATGATAGTTCCAGACGTGGTATAGAGGTTTTTCTTTTCGACTGCTTCAAGTTTTCTAGAGGCGCCACTCTAGACTTCGAGGTGATTAACCGTACCGTGATCGAACCATCTGTTTTGACGCAGCGCAAGTATAGGCATGCACCATAGGCTTGTTCTGATGCGTCGCAAAAACCGTGCAACTGAACTGACTCAAGAGTTGGACTAAATCCGACCCAACGAGGAACTGAGATATACGCCAAAACCAACAAATTCTGCTTGTACTCGATCCAAAACCTTTGAAAGCTCTCATCCAGAGGCTCATCCCAATCTTTCTTCAGGCGCCATAGTTGTTGAATGAAGATTTTTGCCTGAACAACAACGGGGCCAACTAAACCGAGTGGATCGAACAAGCAAGCTGCGTCTGAGTGCACAATTCGCTTCGTTATCGCTGATTCTGAACTCCTCATCTGAGGAAAACTGAAACAAAACTCATCTTCTGACGTATCCCACTTCATGCCGAGTGTTTTAACCGTACTGCTGGAGCTGTCGAGTTCAAATGTTCGCCGCTTGTCAAGCATGTGATTAGGAAGCTTCGATAAAATCTTGGAGGAATTTGAATTGAACTTTCTTAAGTTGAATCCTGCCGAATCGGTGAGAAAAGTTGTCTCCTTGATGATTGTTTTTGCCTCCTCAAGAGAGTCGGCGCCTGTGAGGCAGTCATCGACGTAAAAATCTTCGAGTATCACTCTCGATCCGATGGGATGTGTTACAACATTCTCTTCTCCAAGCATTTTTAAGCATCTGGTTGCCAAGTAGGGAGCACTTGCAGTACCGTAAGTAACTGTGGTTAGCTCGTATGTTTTGATGGGGTCATTGGGTGAATCTCTCCATAAAATACGTAGTAAATGCTGATCTGGAATCTGCACGCGAACCATCCTGTACATTTTCTCAACGTCTGCGCTGATAGCATATCGATGCAGACGGAAGCGTAGGATGATGGACATTAAATCGTTCTGAACAACTGGGCCCACCATCAATCCGTCGTTTAACGAAACGCCGGTTGAGGTGCGACACGATGCATCGAAAACTACACGTAGTTTTGTGGTTGTGCTGTCCGGTTTGAGCACGGCATGATGCGGCAGATAATAAACAACgctttctgacttctgactaaTCTGACAATCAAAATTCTGACTCGATTCGTTCTGACCTTTTTGTTCTGTCACTTCTCGCATATGACCCATTAACATGTACTCATGAATGAACTCGACATACATGGCTTTCAACTCGGGATTTGCATTAAAGCGCTTTTCGAGACTAATGAAACGTCTCATCGCTGAATTTCGTGAGTCACCGAGTTGTTGGATTACACCAGGCTTCTTAGGCAGAGTGACTAAAAACTTTCCGTCTGAATCACGACGTGTGGTACTTTTAAAGTGCTCTTCACATGCTGATTCCTCAATAGAATACGTGGTTTTGTTGTGACAAGATTCTAATTCCCAGAACTTTGAGATTAAATCTTCGAGGTGGGCTGAAGAACTTACAAAGGTGGCTGTTCTGAGGGAATTGTTTAAGGTATAATTAACTGACTGCATATCTGACTGATTTTCTGACAGATGTTCTGAATTGTTTTCCGACTGGGTTACTGAATGATTTTCTAAATGGGTTACTGGACGGTTTTCTGACTGGTTTACTGAATGATTTTCTGACGGAGTTACTGTGAGGTTTTCTGAATGGGTTACTGAATGGGATACTGAACGGTTTTCTGACTGGGTTACTGACAGATTTGTTGACTCATTATCTGAATGATTCACTGACCGATTTTCTGACTTCGTTTCTGAATGGTTTGCTAAATGGTTTACTGACAGATTTTCTGACTCATTTTCCGACTGGTGTACCGACATTTTTCCAGAAACAATCCATCCGAATACCGAATTCTGCAAAATTGGACCATTGTCAATAAACTTCTGACATCCTTGCTTAAGCAGCTCAAAAAAGTACTCTGCTCCAATAATCATGTCTATAGATCCCGGTTTCCAGAAATCTGGATCGGCTAACACAACATTCGGCAATGATTTTTGATGTTGGATTGGCACTGGTTTGATCGGCAGCGTTTGAGTTATATTGGGCAGAACATGGAACCGAATGATTTCGCAGAAGCTTGAGATGGTGGACAAACGTGGCTGAATTTTCGCTTCTACAGCTCTTCTTGAAGTGACCGAGACATTGCCTATTCCCTGTACTTTCAGAGTCTCTGAGGACTCGTGGAGATTGAGTTTCTGTGCAAAGCTACTCGTGACGTAGCAGAACTCTGAACACGAATCAAGTAAAGTCCTTGCAAACGTGTGATTCCCATACCGATCTTCGACGCGAACAACTGCTGTCGACAACAAAACTTGCTGACTCAAACTTCCATTGGATTTCTGACTGATTTCAAAAGTGTGCGAAAGATTGTCTGTGGTGTGTTGTGGGTTGACTTGTGGGTTGGGTGCTTGAATGACTGGGTACGAATTGGTAGATGGTCGACTTGTTTGATTGTGTGTACGCTGTGGGCGTGGGCTTTGCCTCCAATGGTTTGATTGACGCTGATTGGCAGAATCGGGTCTATTGCGCGATGGGGAAACGGAGGAGGAGTAATTTGGTGAGGTCGGCCGAGCGAAATTACGAGAGGATTCGACATGGAGAAGTGTGTGATGATTAAAGGAACATATTTTGCATTTTCCTCTGGTGCAATTTATGGCAAAATGATCGGGTCTTAAACAATTCAAACACAAGCGACGTTTTTGTACTTCGGAAATTCTTTGTGGAACTGACCAATCCTTCATATTCGAACACTGGAAGATGTTGTTATGGCGTTGTCCACAAAAGACGCAACGTTCAGGAGGCTGCGAGGTGAGATGTGTTGTTGTGTTCCTGAAGCGTCGATACTCTGTCTCAGGCGAGCCTCGTAACCGGTGATAGTGTGGCTCAGAAGGATTGTTGGCAACGAGGGACTGGAGAACCAAGCACTGGTCTCGAAGGAAGTTCATCAAGTTGGCGTAGGTGGGCACTTCCTTTGAGTTGTGATGCGTTTCCCACTGCCGAAGAGTTACTGGATCCAATCTCATGCTGACCATGTGAGCTAACAATGTTGACCAGCTTTCCGTGTTTTCCCCAATCTTGTCCAGCATCTGTAAGTTTTTGTCGAAGTCACTGATGAGGCGATTCAGCGACTCACTGTGCTCTCGACGTATTGGCTCGATCGCAAAAAGCGCGTCCAGATGTGCTTTGACGATGAGCTTTTTGTTTTCATAGCGCTTTTCCAAAACGTTCCATGCCACCTGGTAGTTTGCTGCCGTGAGTTCAATTGAGCTGATCTCTTGGAGTGCTTCGTCCGTCACCGATGACCTCAAGTATGTGAATTTGTCAATTGGGGAAAGCTGGTCGTTGTTATGGATTAGGCTCTGGAACATGTCGCGGAATGTTACCCAGTCTCGAATTCTTCCACTGAAATGGGGCAGCTGGATTTCAGGAAGTTTTACGCGAGACATAACCGAACTTGAAGATGTTTCTGACGATTCAACTGACACTGGTTTCGTACGTTTGAAAGCTAGCAGGGAAGATTTCGCTGCGCAGTAAACCTCTTCGACCTGGGACGCAGCCTCGTCAAAATCTGCCTCACGCTTGGCAATTTTGGATTTCACTCGTTTATCGCGCTGTCCGTCAGTTTCCTTCGATTCGGGCTTTAATTCGAGGTCTTCTTCGTCCAAAATCACCTTGATTTTCCGCTGAACGACGTGGAACCTCCTCATTGCATCTTCCAACAACTCTAATCGAACGTCGATTTGATTCTCATGCCGTTCCATCGAAAAAGTTTCGACGAACCTTGCCACTCCATTGATGGTCCGCTTTAACTGCCTGTCTTGCTCTTTGAGCTCGTTAAAATCGACGTCCTCCATATTGATCTTTCAAAACTGACTTGGATTTCACAAAAAACTGACTTAGATTCCGACACAAACTGACTCAGCccgaaatttcaaaagaaaaattggaattccaaaaaaagtataataaactttgattttatcaCGTCGACACGTCCGCTTGTTTCAACTGCACTAATAAATTGCCAATTACAcatgaattttccaaaattatcaaaataattaattttggaaTATATTGTTAACACCGACACGACCTAATGATCTCCGCTGATCATTAAATAATTATGCTGACACAGGTAAAAACCACTGACTTGAATCAACTCTCactgattgaaaaaataattgccGTACGCTCACCTTGACTATGAATGTGTAAAAACAATCGATCTTTTAAGGTCTCGACTCAACTCAAcgtttgtttaatatttttatgaaaaagaatGTACCAAAGCGCCCGATTGACAAgggaaaaatgttcaataattGCTGCCAAGTGAATCCAAAACGAAATAGCGAATGATGAATGATTTATGACCAAGGACTGCACACAATATCGTaataaaaaaagtgacccaATTCGTAAAAGAATGAagcaaattcaatcaaatttattaaccCACAAGTTCTCAAAAATAAAGATCAAACACCACCAATCATGCACACTTTTACTTTCCTGCTGTGTCCTGTTCCGATTCTGTAGACCCAGGAAAGTTCCGACCGACAATCTGATTCAGGTATTGTTCGCCCTCCGTGATGCTTTGTGTTGCAGCAAAATGGTGTTCCGGTGATGATGCTAATAGCGGTAGGATGCGCGATGGCGTAGCAGTGATGGCGTAGCGGCTTGATGCTAGCTGAAGTGCAATGGCCGTGCACTGATGCTTCTTGGTAGGCTTTCCGGGTTCTTCCGTCGGGTTTACTGGCCActtatccggctcgaaggaccaaaaaatGTTCCGGATCGTCCCAACAAAATTCGATATCTTCGAAGTGGACTGTATTAACAGTTGGGCGACCGGGGGAACAATTCACAGCACAACTTCACCACTGTTCTTGATTAGGGTGCAATTAAGGCTACCCAAGTAATTGCACCAAACTAAACCTCTTTTGTAGCACTAGAGGTGCGTGATATTGATCACGATGAATATTTTCTTCCGCTGACGAATAAAATACTACCGACTTTGGGAAACTTTAACCTTTATTCCCGACTTGACTTGCGAACCGACGGGTTAATTAATTAGAAGCGATGTTGCTTGGTTGGAGGTTGGTGCGAACTGATTTATTTTTGCTATGTTGATAAACAGATCGTGCCACGAACACGATCACACGATCGGTCGTGGAGAGTGAGTTCTCAGGAGAGAACTCACTTTTATGTTCAGTCGCTAGGGTGGCTCTTGCTTTATAGCAGCTATATAATGACGTTCCAAAACAGCTCTTCTAAAGTCAGCTACTAGTCAAAAtaggtttttttgttgtttggaaAAGCAAACTTTGGTTTTTTAACTAGTAATGAATATCTGGATAAATGAAACTAAAGAAAGATAACTCTCTTCCGTCGAACCTGGATAAGCGAGAACTGGTCAAAGAAGATACCTCTCTAAGTGAAAAATTTCCTCAGGTCTCATAAACGATGAAATTTGTTGGGCATTTGGCCTCATTACAAGCCAGAAAGttatgaataaaacattttttgtaacaaaaaacCGTCATGTGCGCGGATTGTTTTTCATAAACCCAATAAATTGGTAAAAAAAGGGTGAAATTTCATAGCCATATCTTCATATATTTAATGTTTCGGTGATTTAGGCACTAGAGACTGGTTGAGAAGATGAAATTGATTCATATGTCATTGTGAAATCACTACGGATTACAAGTAgtaattcaaatccatttgtTGTATgatgttttaacatttttcttcaagacaataatttttctacaaaaactgTAGAACAGGATGTGTGTGCTAAGTATAGCAGATTACAGTGGCAGCAGTATATGAATACTTAGAATAGGAATATTAAGATAGATATATGAATAATAGGAGAAAACATCTGAGAAGTACCTAT
It includes:
- the LOC129741670 gene encoding uncharacterized protein LOC129741670, with the translated sequence MEDVDFNELKEQDRQLKRTINGVARFVETFSMERHENQIDVRLELLEDAMRRFHVVQRKIKVILDEEDLELKPESKETDGQRDKRVKSKIAKREADFDEAASQVEEVYCAAKSSLLAFKRTKPVSVESSETSSSSVMSRVKLPEIQLPHFSGRIRDWVTFRDMFQSLIHNNDQLSPIDKFTYLRSSVTDEALQEISSIELTAANYQVAWNVLEKRYENKKLIVKAHLDALFAIEPIRREHSESLNRLISDFDKNLQMLDKIGENTESWSTLLAHMVSMRLDPVTLRQWETHHNSKEVPTYANLMNFLRDQCLVLQSLVANNPSEPHYHRLRGSPETEYRRFRNTTTHLTSQPPERCVFCGQRHNNIFQCSNMKDWSVPQRISEVQKRRLCLNCLRPDHFAINCTRGKCKICSFNHHTLLHVESSRNFARPTSPNYSSSVSPSRNRPDSANQRQSNHWRQSPRPQRTHNQTSRPSTNSYPVIQAPNPQVNPQHTTDNLSHTFEISQKSNGSLSQQVLLSTAVVRVEDRYGNHTFARTLLDSCSEFCYVTSSFAQKLNLHESSETLKVQGIGNVSVTSRRAVEAKIQPRLSTISSFCEIIRFHVLPNITQTLPIKPVPIQHQKSLPNVVLADPDFWKPGSIDMIIGAETATFVSSSAHLEDLISKFWELESCHNKTTYSIEESACEEHFKSTTRRDSDGKFLVTLPKKPGVIQQLGDSRNSAMRRFISLEKRFNANPELKAMYVEFIHEYMLMGHMREVTEQKGQNESSQNFDCQISQKSESVVYYLPHHAVLKPDSTTTKLRVVFDASCRTSTGVSLNDGLMVGPVVQNDLMSIILRFRLHRYAISADVEKMYRMVRVQIPDQHLLRILWRDSPNDPIKTYELTTVTYGTASAPYLATRCLKMLGEENVVTHPIGSRVILEDFYVDDCLTGADSLEEAKTIIKETTFLTDSAGFNLRKFNSNSSKILSKLPNHMLDKRRTFELDSSSSTVKTLGMKWDTSEDEFCFSFPQMRSSESAITKRIVHSDAACLFDPLGLVGPVVVQAKIFIQQLWRLKKDWDEPLDESFQRFWIEYKQNLLVLAYISVPRWVGFSPTLESVQLHGFCDASEQAYGACLYLRCVKTDGSITVRLITSKSRVAPLENLKQSKRKTSIPRLELSSALVLSHLYERFTQVHPNIVETYFWTDSMIVRHWLASPPSRWQMFVANRVSEIQHITKNGKWNHVAGIENPADLISRGASPEQLIKQSLWFDGPTWLSQEQQLWPTENDESSTEIDASLLEEKPSTALVTHEAPTNEIFELHDSFISLTRIVALFKRFRHNAQKVNRNNHIVGNLSQAELSEASLTLVRLSQAESFAAELSDLKKHGEVKPSSRIAGLGPYLHEGAI